One Nitrospira sp. DNA window includes the following coding sequences:
- a CDS encoding Two-component transcriptional response regulator, OmpR family: MVFMAKQILVVEDDLDIGRLLEMHLTDTAYAVEIAKTGEDGLQCVLSKRYDLIILDVMLPGIDGLEICRQLRSLPTYTPILMLTAKSSEIDRVLGLEVGADDYVTKPFSVRELLARVKALFRRSEAFRDKTQDLQKTIRAKGLFIDVEKRKVTVRGSLRDLTAKEFDLLLQFASHPGRVYTRSQLLDSVWGYGHDGYEHTVNSHINRLRAKIEKDSAKPDFILTVWGVGYKFCELEGSGLKD, translated from the coding sequence ATGGTTTTTATGGCTAAACAAATTCTTGTCGTAGAAGACGACTTAGATATTGGTCGGCTCTTGGAGATGCACCTGACCGACACCGCATATGCCGTAGAGATCGCCAAAACCGGAGAGGATGGCCTTCAATGTGTGCTCTCGAAGAGATATGACCTTATTATTCTTGACGTGATGCTGCCTGGCATCGACGGGTTAGAGATATGTCGGCAGCTTCGATCGCTCCCCACCTATACACCCATCCTCATGTTGACTGCGAAATCCTCAGAAATAGACCGGGTCCTTGGGCTGGAAGTTGGTGCTGACGACTATGTTACTAAACCATTTAGTGTTCGAGAACTGCTCGCACGTGTAAAGGCCCTCTTCCGCCGTTCTGAAGCATTTAGAGATAAGACGCAGGACCTTCAGAAAACTATCCGCGCAAAGGGCCTCTTCATCGATGTTGAAAAACGGAAGGTCACAGTGAGAGGCAGCTTGAGGGATCTCACGGCCAAAGAGTTCGATTTGCTCCTGCAGTTTGCATCCCATCCAGGCCGAGTTTATACGCGCAGTCAGCTTCTCGATTCGGTCTGGGGTTACGGTCACGACGGCTATGAACACACGGTAAATTCCCATATCAACAGATTGCGCGCCAAGATTGAAAAGGATTCGGCCAAGCCCGACTTTATTCTGACTGTGTGGGGCGTCGGATACAAATTCTGTGAACTAGAAGGATCCGGCTTAAAGGACTGA